A stretch of the Planctomycetota bacterium genome encodes the following:
- a CDS encoding phosphoglucosamine mutase encodes MAPHTDTGAPLMLGVSGMRGIVGKSLTPEVALRYAAAFGGWLRERDRIGMVAVARDGRRGGEAIYEAAIAGLLGAGCAVTRLGVAATPTVGRVAADLDGAIIVTASHNPQAWNGLKLLLAGSVDIDEEPFEFACAPPADIAAQIIERFHGEPRWETAAADRPLEDHAEAAYEHWMSLAGGLLGVLPEALLDRWNDTGSIGLRFVVDAVNSSGSTIAVPFLDYLGGVVPLHCGNSGVFPHTPEPTRENLSGAGGLCSVVPGVGAAAGFAQDPDADRLAIVDETGAYIGEEYTFVLAALALLEHDRPDDAVLVANLSTSRMIDDVAARFGARVERTPVGEAHVVQRMIERMQAGDNVILGGEGNGGVIWPSVCFVRDSLSAMALTVLLLCQRGRPLSEIVAEIPRYAIIKRTQPLARKSDAEPAIEAVAEAFAARGRVDRQDGVRVDLEEQRAWFSVRASNTEPILRLIAEAPDEATAAALLDEAAGLVPN; translated from the coding sequence ATGGCACCGCACACGGACACCGGAGCGCCACTCATGCTGGGCGTCAGCGGCATGCGGGGCATCGTCGGGAAGAGCCTGACGCCCGAGGTCGCGCTGCGGTACGCCGCGGCCTTCGGCGGGTGGCTCCGCGAGCGAGACCGCATCGGCATGGTTGCGGTCGCCCGCGACGGCCGGCGGGGTGGGGAAGCGATCTACGAGGCCGCCATCGCCGGTCTGCTAGGTGCGGGCTGCGCCGTGACGCGGCTCGGCGTGGCGGCCACGCCCACGGTCGGCCGCGTCGCTGCCGACCTGGACGGCGCCATCATCGTCACCGCCAGCCACAACCCGCAGGCGTGGAACGGGCTGAAGCTGCTGCTCGCCGGCAGCGTGGACATCGACGAGGAGCCCTTCGAGTTTGCGTGCGCGCCGCCCGCCGACATCGCCGCCCAGATCATCGAACGCTTCCACGGCGAACCCCGCTGGGAGACGGCCGCCGCCGATCGACCGCTGGAGGACCACGCCGAGGCCGCGTACGAGCACTGGATGAGCCTAGCCGGGGGCCTGCTCGGCGTGCTGCCCGAGGCCTTGCTCGACCGCTGGAACGACACGGGGTCGATCGGGCTGCGCTTCGTCGTCGACGCGGTGAACAGCTCGGGCTCGACCATCGCCGTGCCCTTCCTGGACTACCTGGGCGGGGTGGTCCCGCTGCACTGCGGCAACTCGGGCGTCTTCCCGCACACGCCGGAGCCGACGCGGGAGAACCTCTCGGGCGCGGGGGGCCTGTGCTCGGTGGTGCCCGGCGTCGGGGCGGCCGCGGGCTTCGCGCAGGATCCTGATGCCGATCGGCTGGCCATCGTCGACGAAACGGGCGCGTACATCGGCGAGGAGTACACCTTCGTGCTCGCGGCCCTCGCACTGCTCGAGCACGATCGACCCGACGACGCGGTGCTGGTGGCCAACCTGTCCACGAGCCGCATGATCGACGACGTGGCGGCGCGCTTCGGGGCCCGGGTCGAGCGGACGCCCGTGGGCGAGGCCCACGTGGTGCAGCGGATGATCGAGCGCATGCAAGCCGGGGACAACGTCATCCTGGGCGGAGAGGGCAACGGCGGCGTCATCTGGCCGAGCGTCTGCTTCGTGCGGGATTCGCTGTCGGCCATGGCGCTCACCGTGCTGCTGCTGTGCCAGCGTGGGCGGCCGCTGAGCGAGATCGTTGCCGAGATCCCGCGGTACGCGATCATCAAGCGGACCCAGCCGCTGGCGCGCAAGTCCGACGCCGAACCGGCGATCGAGGCGGTCGCCGAGGCCTTCGCGGCGCGGGGCCGCGTCGACCGGCAGGACGGCG